Sequence from the Rhodanobacter sp. genome:
TCTGGAAGTCCTGCTGGCTGATCTCGTGCTTGCCGACCTTGGCCACGTAGGTGTCGGCGCGGGACGCGATGTAGCCCTCGATGCCGAAGAACGACATCGCGAAGGTGGCGAGGCCGAGAAGGACGGCGGCGGGCCACCCGTGCATCTTGTTACGCATTGCCTGCAGCATTGCCTACCTTCCTGCCTCTGTTGATCGGCGCGCGGCGCGCCTTGCATGAACCCAAGAATCGCCGCCGAGGCGGCGCCGAAACGACAAGGGCGCCGCTGGGGCGCCCTTGCGAACCGTGGCGGAGCGGACGGGACTCGAACCCGCGACCTCCGGCGTGACAGGCCAGCATTCTAACCGACTGAACTACCGCTCCACAGTTTTCTGGTGGGTGCTGTAGGGATCGAACCTACGACCATCGCCTTGTAAGGGCGGCGCTCTACCGCTGAGCTAAGCACCCGAAACCGAGCGTCAAGCCGCTCAGTTTAGGGCGTCCTTGAGCGTCTTGCCAGCCTTGAAGGCGGGAACCTTCGAAGCCTTGATCTTGATCGTCTCGTTGGTGCGCGGATTGCGGCCGGTACGGGCGGCGCGCTTGCGCACGGTGAAGGTGCCGAAACCCACCACCGACACGTCCTCGCCCTTCTTGAGCGACTTCTGCACGACCTCGACGAACGCGTCGAACGCGCGGCCGGCGTCGGCCTTGGTCAGTTCAGCCTTGTCGGCGATGGCATTGATCAGATCGGTTTTATTCATTGAAAACTCCCTAGTACGTTTTGCGGCCGGCCCGCCCCGTGGCATGGGCGCGCGCAACCGCCGTGGATGGTTGGTACCCGTTGGGCGCCGTAACGCAACCCCGCATCGCGGACAC
This genomic interval carries:
- the hupB gene encoding DNA-binding protein HU-beta, coding for MNKTDLINAIADKAELTKADAGRAFDAFVEVVQKSLKKGEDVSVVGFGTFTVRKRAARTGRNPRTNETIKIKASKVPAFKAGKTLKDALN